In Littorina saxatilis isolate snail1 linkage group LG8, US_GU_Lsax_2.0, whole genome shotgun sequence, a single genomic region encodes these proteins:
- the LOC138973586 gene encoding muscarinic acetylcholine receptor gar-3-like, which produces MSFSSQCPSVSNFSLCKAFAQQSPVPVAGAQRVACHDFYEALAVKVCPFGILNDTLRYGLTASVILMAVFAALMSLFVMILFVSDKLLWSVSHFLMFSLALTDFCTATLYGGQRIHALLLGTFANKQECFVLGYIAESLGMINCFNVLMIALNRYVHVCHSPRLYVRLFSPLTTGLTTLVIWAGGFAFCAGVDFKYISLLPGCLFDVKNSDVQTRVYISFCIYVILVVTVIVIYVKLALKVTLFQRKRDAAKAKMLPTEPKWRPIRKFTFGMMGKSVSKVSLDAQPQVKSLEPAAAEKDSSSSSSSSSSSSSSSSSSSSSSSSSSSSSSSDELASLRDVVFKQDAGKKVGASTSAGKPAADNPNPNPSPNPNPNPNPNPNPPDPNPNPNPNPQSSQSGPQLEASAIGEDPSIKTSFKKDPPFADENSSYTKSVKEDAFFVSSVEDESSFDSYRKRPALDKLAMDEDSAIGGSFTQPTADKTSRKQRGSRKLRKGARAAKIPHPPGLGNLRVLPPLKEVLVEQPGCVAPHDIQQSDRSSNAVTSPCASQDISFQRLHLSSETTAAVCASTVSRSAWLNKSSNAPAGESDESHDMMAAASIHSVLFGSSPVDQRPEAKNVKDSQPTTSEAKQKISDSFFAQHTIMSPPNERFPTATTTTAAPEPDKPSWLKPWSWDRISKLVLGFVFCVSILLLYAITFSCYVSCFIQDSPCFCLLWTHALRLVCSVLNSLAYGGLNRHFNDSAKRLVKRCLKDDIDEWVLQQRRFSFYSTVQTAALHSKSQESMPIKV; this is translated from the exons ATGAGTTTTTCGTCTCAATGTCCCTCTGTGTCCAACTTCAGTCTCTGCAAGGCGTTCGCCCAACAGTCGCCGGTCCCGGTTGCTGGGGCGCAACGTGTTGCGTGCCACGATTTCTACGAAGCTTTGGCCGTCAAAGTGTGTCCTTTCGGGATTCTCAACGACACTCTTCGTTACGGACTCACGGCCAGTGTGATTTTGATGGCCGTTTTTGCAGCGCTGATGTCCTTGTTCGTGATGATCCTGTTTGTCTCTGACAAGTTGCTGTGGAGTGTCAGTCACTTCTTGATGTTCAGTCTTGCCCTGACCGATTTCTGTACGGCCACGCTGTATGGTGGCCAGAGGATTCACGCTTTG CTGCTCGGCACCTTTGCGAACAAGCAGGAATGCTTCGTGCTAGGCTACATCGCAGAGAGCCTGGGGATGATCAACTGCTTCAACGTCCTCATGATCGCCTTGAACCGCTACGTGCACGTGTGTCACTCCCCCCGTCTCTACGTCCGCCTTTTCTCGCCCTTGACCACAGGGTTAACCACTCTGGTCATCTGGGCCGGGGGATTTGCCTTCTGCGCGGGAGTGGACTTCAAGTACATCAGCCTCCTGCCCGGATGCCTCTTCGACGTGAAGAACTCGGACGTGCAGACGAGGGTTTACATCTCCTTCTGTATTTACGTCATTCTCGTCGTCACCGTCATCGTCATTTACGTCAAGCTGGCGCTGAAAGTGACTCTGTTTCAGCGCAAGAGGGATGCGGCCAAAGCGAAGATGCTGCCCACTGAGCCGAAATGGCGCCCGATCAGAAAGTTCACCTTCGGTATGATGGGTAAGTCAGTGTCCAAAGTATCTTTGGACGCTCAGCCCCAGGTCAAAAGCTTGGAACCTGCAGCGGCAGAAAAAGactcatcgtcgtcgtcgtcgtcgtcctcctcctcgtcgtcgtcgtcgtcgtcgtcgtcgtcgtcgtcgtcgtcttcctCGTCAAGCAGTTCTTCCGACGAACTGGCCTCACTTCGTGATGTGGTGTTCAAGCAGGACGCAGGTAAGAAGGTTGGCGCGTCCACTTCAGCTGGCAAACCTGCAGCcgataaccctaaccctaaccctagccctaaccctaaccccaaccctaatcctaaccctaaccctcctgaccctaaccctaaccctaaccctaaccctcaaAGCTCCCAATCAGGGCCGCAGTTGGAAGCTTCTGCTATTGGAGAAGACCCTAGCATTAAGACGTCTTTCAAAAAGGACCCCCCTTTTGCCGATGAAAACTCATCGTATACCAAATCTGTCAAAGAAGACGCTTTTTTTGTCTCATCTGTTGAAGATGAGTCCTCCTTTGACTCGTACCGTAAGAGACCCGCCTTAGACAAACTTGCCATGGACGAAGACTCTGCCATTGGCGGGTCCTTTACCCAGCCCACTGCTGACAAAACGTCGCGTAAACAGCGCGGCTCAAGAAAGCTCCGCAAAGGTGCACGCGCGGCGAAGATTCCTCACCCCCCTGGTCTTGGAAACCTGCGGGTGCTGCCACCACTTAAGGAGGTGTTGGTAGAACAGCCAGGATGTGTTGCGCCACACGACATACAACAGTCGGATAGAAGTTCCAACGCTGTCACATCTCCCTGCGCGTCGCAAGACATATCCTTCCAGCGGTTACACTTATCTTCTGAAACCACCGCTGCTGTATGTGCTTCCACGGTATCGCGGTCAGCCTGGCTCAACAAGAGTTCCAACGCTCCTGCGGGCGAGAGTGATGAATCTCATGACATGATGGCAGCGGCCTCCATCCATTCCGTCCTCTTTGGGTCTTCCCCTGTAGACCAGCGCCCAGAGGCGAAGAACGTCAAGGATTCACAACCCACAACGTCCGAGGCCAAGCAGAAGATATCAGATTCTTTCTTTGCGCAGCATACCATCATGTCCCCGCCAAACGAGCGCTTTCCCACCGCCACCACGACCACTGCAGCCCCCGAGCCGGACAAACCGTCGTGGCTGAAACCTTGGAGCTGGGATCGTATCTCCAAGCTAGTTCTCGGCTTCGTCTTCTGCGTCAGTATCTTGCTGCTCTACGCTATTACCTTCTCGTGCTACGTGTCGTGCTTCATCCAGGACTCGCCGTGTTTCTGTCTCCTGTGGACCCACGCCCTGCGTCTGGTGTGCTCGGTGCTCAACTCCTTGGCCTACGGGGGCCTCAACCGTCACTTCAATGATTCGGCCAAGCGCCTGGTGAAACGCTGTCTGAAAGATGACATCGATGAATGGGTTTTACAACAAAGGAGGTTCTCTTTCTACTCGACTGTTCAGACCGCGGCATTGCATTCGAAGAGTCAAGAGTCAATGCCTATTaaggtttaa
- the LOC138972320 gene encoding galactoside 2-alpha-L-fucosyltransferase SEC1-like, with translation MGRLGNVLFQYAAMYCIAKRNNLTPLFSDPMELKNVENPGTLVNYSVYLSKKSRTQLLRERFCCSYDNRFESLPNDHNYSIYGYFQSWRYFEPCKAEVLEIFKFKKKYVEEANTIIGDLRKQLPNKVLVGVHIRMEDHTSERATRNGKQIAPPEYFIRAMTYFKNRFHDVRFVVITSSQEWWLSNVTRSDDVVFHNRTQPAVDMEILSRLDHIIVSVGTFGWWAAYMNNGVVVIFNDCFKPGSPYGNQFLHNSTDYFYPGWLRM, from the coding sequence ATGGGGCGCCTAGGAAATGTACTCTTCCAGTATGCGGCCATGTACTGCATCGCAAAACGGAATAACTTGACCCCTCTCTTCTCTGATCCAATGGAATTAAAGAACGTGGAAAACCCTGGAACACTGGTTAACTACAGCGTCTATTTGTCTAAAAAGAGTCGCACTCAGCTGTTGCGTGAACGATTCTGCTGCTCCTATGATAACAGATTTGAGAGTTTGCCCAATGACCACAACTACAGTATTTATGGATACTTCCAGTCATGGAGATACTTTGAACCCTGTAAGGCAGAAGTTCTTGAGATTTTCAAGTTCAAGAAGAAGTACGTCGAAGAAGCCAATACTATCATTGGCGACTTACGCAAGCAACTGCCGAACAAGGTTCTAGTCGGAGTTCACATTCGCATGGAAGATCACACAAGCGAGAGGGCGACGAGAAACGGAAAACAAATCGCCCCGCCAGAATATTTTATCAGAGCTATGACGTACTTCAAGAACAGATTTCATGACGTCAGATTCGTCGTGATAACGTCATCACAAGAGTGGTGGCTGAGCAACGTCACGCGGTCAGATGACGTAGTGTTTCACAACCGGACTCAGCCGGCTGTGGATATGGAGATTCTCTCTCGCTTGGATCATATCATTGTTAGTGTGGGGACATTCGGTTGGTGGGCTGCTTATATGAATAATGGTGTTGTTGTCATCTTCAACGATTGTTTTAAACCGGGGTCACCTTACGGGAATCAGTTTTTACACAACTCTACGGATTACTTTTACCCCGGCTGGCTGAGAATGTGA